A single region of the Salicibibacter cibi genome encodes:
- a CDS encoding glycoside hydrolase family 3 protein, translating to MRWRSILAVTLLVPLMISLHSPSVVQLNAQEEVEPNEIESIMDDMTLEEKVGQLFIVHVYGETPTDPNYEEENLENDRGGENFKEVIENYHPGGVIYFNWADNIGMPVDTSQVNALSNGIQDIAMDEGSSIPMFVSTDQEGGIVARVTEPATTFPGNMAIGATGSSAYAEQSAEILGEEMKKLGINMNFAPTLDVNVNPDNPVIGVRSYSEDPDLVSDLGISQIQGFQSEDVISTAKHFPGHGDTDVDSHYGLPIIEKDMDTLLAEDLPPFKDAIEHGVDAIMPAHIVVPALDDSELPATFSEPILTDYLRGELGYDGLIVTDGLDMDGVDVIPEEEVPVEAFKAGVDMLLDPPDIDLAYNAMLDAVEDGEISEDRLDASVYRILDKKMEQDLFGDPYEDPEAVDQIGSDENLQLAEDMTDDSITLVKNDDDVLPLDYDTDLLVTGPESGKPDVLSDLLPETESYETSDSPTDAEIEEAVSLAENKDMVVVPTSSAHLEEEQQELVTAFQETGTSVVVAATGNPYDIAEFPDVEAYLTTYGDQDISIESLAKVLTGEINPEGELPVTIPEHYDFGHGLNYEIDTANIEQLVDRFEDRGDLENDEAVHALERHLTAVGHYENQEEAEKVIDHMEGFMDLLDQQLENEWISEEAYDTLMDRTDDVIAGWH from the coding sequence ATGAGATGGCGATCCATTTTGGCGGTAACATTATTAGTGCCTTTGATGATAAGCCTACATTCACCGAGCGTCGTACAGTTAAATGCTCAGGAAGAAGTTGAACCTAACGAGATCGAATCCATTATGGACGATATGACGTTGGAGGAAAAAGTCGGGCAACTTTTTATTGTTCATGTCTATGGAGAAACGCCGACTGACCCGAATTATGAAGAAGAAAATCTAGAAAATGATCGCGGTGGAGAGAACTTTAAGGAAGTGATTGAAAATTACCATCCCGGCGGTGTGATTTATTTTAACTGGGCCGATAATATCGGCATGCCTGTGGATACATCGCAGGTGAACGCCCTTTCCAACGGGATTCAGGATATCGCGATGGATGAAGGGTCGTCTATACCCATGTTTGTATCAACGGATCAGGAAGGTGGCATTGTCGCGCGTGTAACAGAACCTGCCACGACATTCCCGGGTAACATGGCGATTGGCGCGACCGGATCTTCAGCCTACGCGGAACAGTCTGCGGAAATCCTGGGCGAAGAGATGAAAAAGTTAGGCATAAATATGAACTTTGCACCGACATTGGATGTAAATGTTAACCCGGACAACCCTGTCATCGGTGTTCGCTCTTATTCTGAGGATCCCGATTTAGTCTCAGATTTAGGGATTTCCCAAATTCAAGGGTTCCAATCGGAAGACGTAATTTCGACGGCGAAGCATTTTCCCGGCCATGGAGATACGGATGTTGACTCTCACTACGGACTTCCAATTATTGAAAAAGATATGGATACGTTGCTTGCAGAAGATTTGCCTCCATTTAAAGATGCCATTGAGCATGGAGTGGACGCGATTATGCCGGCTCATATTGTTGTTCCTGCGCTGGATGATTCGGAGCTTCCTGCTACGTTTTCCGAACCGATCCTAACGGATTATTTGCGTGGCGAGTTAGGTTATGACGGGCTAATTGTGACCGACGGTCTTGATATGGACGGTGTCGACGTCATACCGGAAGAAGAAGTACCGGTGGAAGCCTTTAAAGCCGGAGTCGATATGCTGTTGGATCCACCGGATATTGATTTGGCATACAACGCGATGCTTGATGCCGTCGAAGATGGTGAAATCAGTGAAGATCGACTAGATGCGTCTGTTTACCGCATTTTGGACAAAAAAATGGAACAGGATTTGTTCGGTGATCCATACGAAGACCCTGAAGCAGTTGATCAGATCGGAAGCGACGAAAATCTTCAATTGGCAGAGGACATGACAGACGATAGCATTACCCTCGTTAAAAATGACGATGACGTTCTTCCATTAGATTATGATACAGACTTGCTGGTTACCGGTCCTGAATCCGGAAAACCGGATGTGCTCTCGGATCTTTTACCTGAGACTGAAAGCTATGAAACGAGCGACAGCCCAACAGATGCAGAAATCGAGGAAGCCGTTTCTTTAGCGGAAAATAAAGATATGGTTGTTGTGCCGACGTCTTCCGCCCATTTGGAAGAGGAGCAGCAAGAATTAGTCACTGCTTTTCAAGAGACAGGCACATCGGTTGTCGTTGCTGCCACGGGCAATCCATATGACATCGCGGAATTTCCTGATGTCGAAGCCTACTTAACGACCTATGGCGATCAGGATATTTCCATTGAATCTTTGGCAAAAGTCTTAACAGGAGAGATCAATCCGGAAGGGGAATTACCGGTCACAATCCCTGAGCATTACGATTTTGGCCATGGATTGAATTATGAAATCGATACGGCTAATATCGAGCAGTTGGTCGATCGCTTCGAAGACAGAGGAGATTTGGAAAACGATGAAGCTGTTCATGCCTTAGAGCGCCATTTAACAGCTGTCGGCCATTATGAAAATCAAGAGGAAGCGGAAAAAGTGATCGATCATATGGAAGGGTTTATGGATTTGCTTGATCAGCAACTGGAAAATGAATGGATCTCGGAAGAAGCTTATGACACGCTCATGGATCGTACGGATGATGTGATTGCAGGGTGGCACTAG